A stretch of Episyrphus balteatus chromosome 2, idEpiBalt1.1, whole genome shotgun sequence DNA encodes these proteins:
- the LOC129910533 gene encoding enhancer of split mbeta protein-like, giving the protein MMAPNHHFAINSLTMEPVSRTYQYRKIMKPMLERKRRARINKCLEELKDLMTGTLQADGENISKLEKADILELTVRHLHRLRETNTLFMRPDPVNVDKFWAGFHHCATEVTQFLTKYDRPISGDLLKHIATFMPNITSAAQYQRYPMPQANVLYPIQLTTAKPPPSACKPFPKEEILDCNTDTGSVNGEGGVWRPW; this is encoded by the exons ATGATGGCACCGAACCATCATTTCGCGATTAACTCGCTTACAATGGAACCAGTGTCGCGTACTTATCAATATCGGAAAATAATGAAACCCATGTTGGAGAGGAAGCGGCGAGCACGTATCAACAAGTGTCTGGAAGAGTTGAAGGATTTAATGACAGGAACATTACAAGCT GACGGTGAAAACATATCCAAACTAGAAAAAGCCGACATCCTTGAACTAACAGTCCGTCATCTACATCGTCTGCGTGAAACAAATACACTCTTCATGCGACCCGATCCAGTCAACGTGGATAAATTCTGGGCTGGTTTCCATCACTGTGCCACCGAAGTCACACAATTCCTAACCAAATACGACCGCCCCATCAGTGGCGATCTTCTTAAACACATTGCAACATTTATGCCAAATATAACATCAGCAGCTCAATACCAAAGATATCCGATGCCGCAAGCCAATGTCCTTTATCCTATTCAATTAACTACTGCCAAACCACCTCCATCCGCCTGTAAACCATTTCCCAAGGAAGAAATTCTAGATTGCAACACAGACACTGGCAGTGTTAATGGTGAAGGTGGTGTCTGGCGTCCGTGGTGA